The Acidimicrobiia bacterium genome includes a window with the following:
- the nuoK gene encoding NADH-quinone oxidoreductase subunit NuoK has product MTITPGYYLTVAALLFTIGAVGLLIRRNTLVMFMCVELMLNAVNLTFVSFAKALNDVGGQVIVFFTLVVAAAEVAVGLGIIVAIFRRRPGATADDIDLLKG; this is encoded by the coding sequence ATGACGATCACGCCGGGCTACTACCTCACGGTCGCCGCGCTGCTGTTCACGATCGGCGCGGTCGGGCTGCTGATCCGGCGCAACACGCTCGTGATGTTCATGTGCGTCGAGCTCATGTTGAACGCCGTGAACCTCACGTTCGTGTCGTTCGCCAAGGCGCTGAACGACGTGGGCGGTCAGGTCATCGTGTTCTTCACGCTCGTCGTCGCGGCCGCGGAGGTCGCGGTCGGCCTCGGCATCATCGTGGCGATCTTCCGGCGCCGACCCGGCGCGACGGCCGACGACATCGATCTGCTGAAGGGCTGA
- the nuoH gene encoding NADH-quinone oxidoreductase subunit NuoH, whose translation MSPLAHLIASDPALTGHVSWSVVGVVLIKVVGAFVMLLLSVLLYIWGMRKVIADMQNRIGPDNAGPYGVLQTLADGIKLFFKEQSIPDTADRPVFKLAPYLSILPAFLMFCVIPVGGRVSILGHHTYLQVAELPMGVLFILAMSGIGVYGVMLAGWSSGSKYPLLGSVRASAQLLSYEAAFGLGILGVLIQSGSLSTRTIVNDQAWVNIGSLVRAWYWLPALVPFVIFVIAAVAETNHPPFDLVEAEQELVGGFHTEYTGIRFAIFFLAEFMNLITMSAVATTLFLGGPSGPALGFLGRGSTINVWLMPFLWFAVKVLALLFGTVWLRASLPRLRYDQLMALGWKYLIEIAILWVMVSATIVVARQLHWHLFVALPLAVVLALFAYGMLYLAIPKVGETVEEFR comes from the coding sequence ATGAGCCCGCTCGCGCACCTGATCGCATCCGACCCCGCGCTCACGGGTCACGTCAGCTGGTCGGTCGTGGGCGTCGTCCTGATCAAGGTCGTCGGCGCGTTCGTGATGCTGCTGCTGTCGGTGCTCCTCTACATCTGGGGCATGCGCAAGGTCATCGCCGACATGCAGAACCGCATCGGTCCCGACAACGCGGGTCCCTACGGCGTGCTCCAGACGCTCGCCGACGGCATCAAGCTCTTCTTCAAGGAGCAATCGATCCCCGACACCGCGGACCGACCGGTGTTCAAGCTCGCGCCCTACCTCTCGATCCTCCCCGCATTCCTCATGTTCTGCGTGATCCCGGTCGGCGGGCGGGTGTCGATCCTCGGCCACCACACGTACCTGCAGGTCGCCGAGCTGCCGATGGGCGTGCTGTTCATCCTCGCGATGTCGGGTATCGGTGTGTACGGCGTGATGCTCGCGGGCTGGTCGTCGGGCTCGAAGTACCCGCTGCTCGGCTCGGTGCGCGCGTCCGCGCAGCTGCTGTCGTACGAAGCCGCGTTCGGGCTCGGCATCCTCGGCGTGCTCATCCAGTCCGGCTCGCTCTCGACGCGCACGATCGTGAACGACCAGGCGTGGGTGAACATCGGGTCGCTCGTGCGGGCGTGGTACTGGCTCCCCGCGCTCGTGCCGTTCGTGATCTTCGTCATCGCCGCGGTCGCGGAGACGAACCACCCGCCCTTCGACCTCGTCGAGGCCGAGCAGGAGCTCGTCGGTGGCTTCCACACCGAGTACACGGGCATCCGCTTCGCGATCTTCTTCCTCGCCGAGTTCATGAACCTCATCACGATGTCGGCGGTCGCGACGACCTTGTTCCTCGGCGGACCGTCGGGTCCCGCGCTCGGCTTCCTCGGTCGCGGCTCGACGATCAACGTCTGGCTCATGCCGTTCCTCTGGTTCGCCGTGAAGGTGCTCGCGCTGCTGTTCGGCACCGTGTGGCTCCGCGCGTCGCTGCCGCGCTTGCGCTACGACCAGCTCATGGCGCTCGGGTGGAAGTACCTGATCGAGATCGCGATCCTCTGGGTGATGGTCTCGGCGACGATCGTCGTCGCGCGCCAGCTGCACTGGCACCTGTTCGTCGCGCTGCCGCTCGCCGTGGTGCTCGCGCTGTTCGCCTACGGGATGCTGTACCTCGCGATCCCGAAGGTCGGCGAGACGGTCGAGGAGTTCCGCTGA
- the nuoI gene encoding NADH-quinone oxidoreductase subunit NuoI, with protein sequence MGRLAGFGVTFRQMFKPRLTTEYPVEKSARPVRLHGRHVLNRYEDGMEKCIGCELCAGVCPARCIYVRGADNPIDDPVSPGERYGFVYEINYLRCIHCDLCVEACPTEAITETKLFEFSFTSRADAIYTKDQLLVGDDGRARRQPWELWDGHEDEHTSEWMRATSPSGAVQYEGRANWSGELGFGVRAAETGQTAPTEPTEEPG encoded by the coding sequence ATGGGCCGGCTCGCGGGATTCGGCGTCACCTTCCGGCAGATGTTCAAGCCGCGCCTCACGACCGAGTACCCGGTCGAGAAGAGCGCGCGTCCGGTACGGCTGCACGGCCGCCACGTCCTCAATCGCTACGAGGACGGCATGGAGAAGTGCATCGGCTGCGAGCTCTGCGCGGGCGTGTGCCCGGCGCGCTGCATCTACGTGCGCGGCGCCGACAACCCGATCGACGATCCCGTCTCGCCGGGTGAGCGCTACGGATTCGTCTACGAGATCAACTACCTCCGGTGCATTCACTGCGACCTGTGCGTCGAGGCGTGCCCCACCGAGGCGATCACCGAGACGAAGCTGTTCGAGTTCTCGTTCACGAGCCGCGCCGACGCGATCTACACGAAGGACCAGCTGCTCGTCGGCGACGACGGGCGCGCGCGACGCCAGCCCTGGGAGCTGTGGGACGGCCACGAGGACGAGCACACCAGCGAGTGGATGCGCGCGACCTCGCCGTCGGGCGCGGTGCAGTACGAGGGGCGCGCGAACTGGTCGGGCGAGCTCGGCTTCGGCGTGCGCGCCGCGGAGACCGGACAGACCGCGCCGACCGAACCGACCGAGGAGCCCGGGTGA
- the nuoG gene encoding NADH-quinone oxidoreductase subunit NuoG, translating into MTVTQPNPNPTPKTPQPASTDDVTVSIDGREVRAKKGDLLIKVAQDNGVYIPRFCWHERMKPVGMCRMCLVEVEGVRGFPPACTTTVNDGMVCRTQTDPVHKIQDGVLEFLLVNHPLDCPVCDRGGECPLQDQTLSFGPGESRFTEEKRHFEKPIPISDIVMLDRERCIQCARCTRFADEIAGDPLITFVDRGDRTEVLNFPDHPFASYFSGNVVQICPVGALTAKPYRFRARPWDLATVETSCTACAVQCRGALQSSTDRLVRFLGVDSDAVNHGWLCDKGRYGFEYVHDESRVVEPLVREGNGFVEKPWPEALDAAAAILEKTKSLHGAGAIAVLGGAHGSNEDAYVWARLAKGVLGTDHVDAQLGDGLPAEAVLGLPRAEISDLDHAAAIVLIGPDLKDELPVLHLRLRRAAIELKVPVIDLTVVGAPITPTTIALRPAPGEVGVVAERLVAAIGKAGGGGDDAIANAATTLRERAGDVVVVLGRGSVAEQPDATLRAAAALAALPNVKFLSALRRGNVHGALEVGLAPGVLPGRVALDDGRAAFTEAWGGVPDARGLDATGILQAAAAGKIHALVLLGCDPLSDFPDRTLARDALEAVSSIIAVDGFLSDSVKQADVVLPPTMWGEKQGTVTNLEGRVQRLGRKVSPPGSAMDDWRIAGELALRLGSDFDLEQIDEVTEEIARVAPAFAGATAAVLRRARDGVVLPVAEHRDEIVWRGGALTILAEDGSGASWEPIRAGAAGSPDLNDTTAETGTAPEAPEETAAAADTVSAAPAPPRSVVWDRSFGSPDAPGRDAYALRLVTGHTLYEGGRTVVSSPPLAGLVQPRRLRVNASDLTRIGVDDGATVRVTSARGSLDVALHVDASLPAGVARLDFTPGARGAADLIDVSAPVTDVRVETLR; encoded by the coding sequence ATGACCGTCACCCAACCGAACCCGAACCCGACGCCGAAGACGCCGCAACCGGCGAGCACCGACGACGTCACGGTCTCGATCGACGGTCGCGAGGTGCGGGCGAAGAAGGGCGACCTCCTCATCAAGGTCGCGCAGGACAACGGCGTCTACATCCCGCGCTTCTGCTGGCACGAGCGCATGAAGCCCGTCGGCATGTGCCGTATGTGTCTCGTCGAGGTCGAAGGCGTGCGCGGCTTCCCGCCCGCGTGCACGACGACCGTCAACGACGGGATGGTGTGCCGCACGCAGACCGACCCGGTGCACAAGATCCAGGACGGCGTGCTCGAGTTCCTGCTCGTGAACCACCCGCTCGACTGCCCGGTGTGCGACCGGGGCGGCGAGTGCCCGCTCCAGGACCAGACGCTGTCGTTCGGGCCCGGCGAGTCGCGCTTCACCGAGGAGAAGCGGCACTTCGAGAAGCCGATCCCGATCAGCGACATCGTCATGCTCGACCGCGAGCGCTGCATCCAGTGCGCGCGCTGCACGCGCTTCGCCGACGAGATCGCGGGCGACCCGCTGATCACGTTCGTCGACCGCGGTGACCGCACGGAAGTCCTCAACTTCCCCGACCACCCGTTCGCGTCGTACTTCTCCGGCAACGTCGTGCAGATCTGCCCGGTGGGCGCGCTCACCGCGAAGCCGTACCGCTTCCGCGCGCGACCCTGGGACCTCGCGACCGTCGAGACCTCGTGCACTGCGTGCGCGGTGCAGTGCCGTGGTGCGCTGCAGTCGTCGACCGACCGGCTCGTGCGCTTCCTCGGCGTCGACTCGGACGCGGTGAACCACGGCTGGCTGTGCGACAAGGGCCGCTACGGGTTCGAGTACGTGCACGACGAGTCGCGCGTCGTCGAGCCGCTCGTGCGCGAGGGCAACGGCTTCGTCGAGAAGCCCTGGCCGGAGGCGCTCGACGCCGCGGCCGCGATCCTCGAGAAGACGAAGTCGCTGCACGGCGCGGGCGCGATCGCGGTACTCGGCGGCGCGCACGGGAGCAACGAGGACGCCTACGTATGGGCGCGTCTCGCCAAGGGCGTGCTGGGCACCGATCACGTCGACGCGCAGCTCGGCGACGGCCTCCCCGCGGAAGCGGTGCTCGGTCTGCCGCGCGCCGAGATCTCCGATCTCGACCACGCCGCCGCGATCGTGCTCATCGGTCCCGACCTCAAGGACGAGCTGCCGGTCCTGCACCTGCGCCTCCGGCGCGCCGCGATCGAGTTGAAGGTCCCGGTCATCGATCTCACCGTGGTCGGCGCGCCGATCACGCCGACGACGATCGCGTTGCGGCCGGCTCCGGGCGAGGTCGGCGTGGTCGCGGAGCGGCTCGTCGCCGCGATCGGCAAGGCCGGCGGTGGCGGCGACGATGCGATCGCGAACGCGGCGACGACGCTGCGTGAGCGCGCGGGCGACGTCGTCGTCGTGCTCGGACGGGGCTCGGTCGCGGAGCAGCCCGACGCGACGTTGCGCGCGGCCGCCGCGCTGGCCGCACTCCCGAACGTCAAGTTCCTCTCCGCGCTGCGGCGCGGCAACGTGCACGGCGCGCTCGAAGTCGGCCTCGCGCCGGGCGTGCTGCCCGGGCGCGTCGCGCTCGACGACGGCCGCGCCGCGTTCACCGAGGCGTGGGGCGGCGTGCCGGACGCGCGCGGCCTCGACGCGACCGGCATCCTGCAGGCCGCCGCGGCGGGCAAGATCCACGCGCTCGTGTTGCTCGGTTGCGACCCGCTGAGCGATTTCCCCGACCGCACGCTCGCGCGCGACGCGCTCGAGGCGGTCTCGTCGATCATCGCGGTCGACGGCTTCCTCTCCGACTCGGTGAAGCAGGCCGACGTCGTGCTGCCGCCGACGATGTGGGGCGAGAAGCAGGGCACGGTCACGAACCTCGAAGGCCGCGTGCAGAGGCTCGGCCGCAAGGTCTCGCCGCCCGGCAGCGCGATGGACGACTGGCGCATCGCGGGTGAGCTCGCGCTGCGGCTCGGCTCCGACTTCGATCTCGAGCAGATCGACGAGGTCACCGAGGAGATCGCGCGGGTCGCCCCCGCGTTCGCCGGCGCGACCGCGGCCGTGCTGCGCCGCGCGCGCGACGGCGTGGTGCTGCCCGTGGCCGAGCACCGCGACGAGATCGTGTGGCGCGGCGGCGCGTTGACGATCCTCGCCGAGGACGGTTCCGGCGCGTCGTGGGAGCCGATCCGTGCGGGCGCGGCGGGGTCGCCCGACCTGAACGACACGACCGCCGAGACCGGCACCGCGCCCGAGGCGCCTGAAGAGACCGCCGCCGCGGCCGACACCGTCAGCGCCGCACCGGCCCCGCCGCGTTCGGTCGTCTGGGACCGCAGCTTCGGTTCCCCGGACGCTCCCGGGCGCGACGCCTACGCTCTGCGCCTCGTGACCGGGCACACGCTCTACGAAGGCGGTCGCACGGTTGTCTCGTCGCCGCCGCTCGCGGGTCTCGTGCAGCCGCGCCGACTGCGCGTCAACGCGAGCGATCTCACGCGTATCGGCGTCGACGACGGCGCGACCGTGCGTGTCACCTCGGCGCGCGGCAGCCTCGACGTCGCGCTGCACGTCGACGCGTCGCTCCCTGCGGGTGTCGCGCGGCTCGACTTCACGCCCGGCGCGCGCGGCGCCGCCGATCTCATCGACGTGAGCGCGCCCGTCACCGACGTGCGCGTGGAGACCTTGCGATGA
- a CDS encoding NADH-quinone oxidoreductase subunit J, which yields MTAVLFFAFTAITLASAFGVILARNPVHSALFLVLTLVAIAGFFLLQDADLVAIVQIIVYASAIVVLFLFVIMLLGVDRREAFEEPRKAQRPAAIALGLLLVVEVLVLAGRHWVTGAHSQRGALNSPSDGNVHNLASRLFTDFIWPFEVTAALLVIAVVGSVVLARRSRQKPEHSEAGTVGSRP from the coding sequence GTGACCGCGGTCCTCTTCTTCGCCTTCACCGCGATCACGCTCGCGAGCGCGTTCGGCGTGATCCTCGCCCGCAACCCGGTGCACTCGGCGCTGTTCCTCGTGCTCACGCTGGTCGCGATCGCCGGCTTCTTCCTGCTGCAGGACGCCGACCTCGTCGCGATCGTGCAGATCATCGTCTACGCGAGCGCGATCGTCGTGCTGTTCCTGTTCGTCATCATGCTGCTGGGTGTCGACCGGCGCGAGGCGTTCGAGGAGCCGCGCAAGGCGCAGCGCCCGGCCGCGATCGCGCTCGGTCTGCTGCTCGTCGTCGAAGTGCTCGTGCTCGCGGGCCGGCACTGGGTCACGGGCGCGCACTCGCAACGGGGCGCGCTGAACTCGCCCTCCGACGGCAACGTGCACAACCTCGCGAGCCGGCTCTTCACCGACTTCATCTGGCCCTTCGAGGTCACCGCGGCTCTGCTCGTCATCGCGGTGGTCGGTTCCGTGGTGCTCGCGCGCCGCTCGCGGCAGAAGCCCGAGCACAGCGAGGCGGGCACGGTCGGGAGCCGGCCATGA
- a CDS encoding NADH-quinone oxidoreductase subunit M, which translates to MLALATSAAGLARTSHESFPVLTALIAIPLLGSFVAMVMPTRRPEYSRIVGFLASSATLGLAIYLIVQFSATTHGYQFVESHRWMGELGVRYSLGVDGISLFMVALTALLFPIGLLASTEIQKAKSFTVWMLMLEAALIAVFLSLDLVLFFVAFEFVLVPMYFLIAGWGYANRVYAATKFFIYTMAGSAFLFVGLLSVAFLYHRAGHPLTFDIPTLTAWTSVKGHISTGVSRALFLAFCVAFAVKVPLFPFHTWLPDAHTEAPTAGSVVLAGVLLKMGTYGFLRFAVPMFPQAAVDLAPILLVAAVIGIVYGAIVAAMQPDLKRLVAYSSIAHMGFVVLGIFALTTQGLQGGLFTMISHGLTTAALFLLIGMLSDRRHTRQISEFGGLWKAIPVLSGIFIIATFASIGLPGFSGFVGEFLTLIGTFLTHRWYAVVATSGVIFAAVYLLWAVQRSFTGEPQGENIGLRDITFRELATVVPLLGLSLFLGFYPKPVLDRVKPAVDDLVTHVQQSTGYHAPTIAVPQAKASQP; encoded by the coding sequence ATGCTCGCCCTCGCCACGTCGGCCGCCGGTCTCGCGCGCACGTCGCACGAGTCGTTCCCGGTGCTCACCGCGCTGATCGCCATCCCGCTGCTCGGCAGCTTCGTCGCGATGGTGATGCCGACGCGCCGACCGGAGTACTCGCGCATCGTCGGATTCCTCGCGTCCTCGGCCACGCTCGGCCTCGCGATCTACCTCATCGTGCAGTTCAGCGCGACGACGCACGGCTACCAGTTCGTCGAGAGTCACCGCTGGATGGGCGAGCTCGGCGTGCGCTACTCGCTCGGCGTCGACGGCATCAGTCTGTTCATGGTGGCGCTGACCGCGCTGCTGTTCCCGATCGGCCTGCTCGCGTCGACGGAGATCCAGAAGGCCAAGTCGTTCACGGTCTGGATGCTCATGCTCGAAGCCGCGCTGATCGCGGTGTTCCTGAGCCTCGACCTCGTGCTCTTCTTCGTCGCGTTCGAGTTCGTGCTCGTGCCGATGTACTTCCTCATCGCGGGATGGGGTTACGCCAACCGCGTCTACGCGGCGACGAAGTTCTTCATCTACACCATGGCGGGTTCCGCGTTCCTGTTCGTCGGGCTGCTGAGCGTCGCGTTCCTCTACCACCGCGCCGGTCACCCGCTCACGTTCGACATCCCGACGCTCACCGCGTGGACGTCGGTGAAGGGTCACATCTCCACGGGCGTGTCGCGCGCGCTGTTCCTGGCGTTCTGCGTCGCGTTCGCGGTGAAGGTGCCGCTGTTCCCGTTCCACACGTGGCTGCCCGACGCGCACACCGAGGCGCCGACCGCGGGTTCGGTCGTGCTCGCGGGCGTGCTGCTGAAGATGGGCACCTACGGCTTCCTGCGCTTCGCGGTACCGATGTTCCCGCAGGCGGCCGTCGACCTCGCGCCGATCCTGCTCGTCGCCGCGGTGATCGGCATCGTGTACGGCGCGATCGTCGCCGCGATGCAACCGGACTTGAAACGGTTGGTCGCGTACTCGTCGATCGCGCACATGGGCTTCGTCGTGCTCGGCATCTTCGCCCTCACGACGCAGGGCCTCCAGGGCGGACTGTTCACGATGATCAGTCACGGCCTCACCACCGCCGCGCTCTTCCTGCTGATCGGCATGCTCTCCGACCGCCGCCACACCCGCCAGATCTCCGAGTTCGGCGGTTTGTGGAAGGCGATCCCGGTGCTGTCGGGCATCTTCATCATCGCGACCTTCGCGTCGATCGGCCTGCCCGGCTTCTCGGGATTCGTCGGCGAGTTCCTGACGCTCATCGGCACGTTCCTCACGCACCGCTGGTACGCGGTGGTCGCGACGAGCGGTGTCATCTTCGCCGCCGTCTACCTGCTCTGGGCGGTGCAGCGCTCGTTCACCGGTGAGCCGCAGGGCGAGAACATCGGCCTGCGCGACATCACGTTCCGCGAGCTCGCGACCGTCGTGCCGCTGCTCGGGCTGAGCCTGTTCCTCGGCTTCTATCCGAAGCCGGTGCTCGACCGCGTGAAGCCCGCGGTCGACGACTTGGTCACGCACGTGCAGCAGTCGACCGGCTATCACGCGCCGACGATCGCCGTTCCGCAGGCGAAGGCCTCGCAGCCGTGA
- the nuoL gene encoding NADH-quinone oxidoreductase subunit L produces MQGHALLDLVWLIPALPAAGAVVLLVFGKRIGEPIAGWIATSTIGLSFVGAVIAFATLLGRHAQDRQQVRTLWTWFESGNFVVKLGFLVDPLSVTMILFVTGVGTLIHVYSIGYMHGDPRFSRFFAYLNLFAASMLILVLGNSFLVTFLGWEGVGLCSYLLVSFWFERNSAAVAGKKAFVVNRVGDFGFMLGMFLLFSKTGSLNYVGLTSRVTPLSHVTVTAIALLFFLGAAGKSAQFPLHIWLPDAMEGPTPVSALIHAATMVTAGVFLMVRMHILLDLSAATGSLHAGTIVSWIGAITAIGAAAVALKQNDIKRVLAYSTLSQLGYMFIAVGVGAYSAAIFHMVTHAFFKALLFLGSGSVIHGMSDEQDMRRMGGLRKYMPVTAATFIVGWLAIAGVIPFAGFWSKDDILAKAWVHHSYALWAVGVVAALLTAFYMTRQVWLVFYGPERFREPAVVGADAAAAGTAVSSSPESPESSPVHEVADTGGAHDDHGAGHDPHESPNLMLFPLVALAGLSIVGGVIDLPFTKQSIDALDRWLAPVLVGGRSLEVHSFGTGFALSTIALVIAVVGIVIGHAVYRNGLTREGDDPIDASLGPLARIFANAYYFDIGISRLVSGPLTAFAKFLAEGFDKRIIDGAVNGIGSAFKAGAGGLRTVQTGLVRNYALGIAAGLALLLIFFGLRVGL; encoded by the coding sequence GTGCAGGGTCACGCGCTCCTCGATCTGGTCTGGCTGATCCCGGCGTTGCCGGCCGCGGGCGCGGTCGTGCTGCTGGTGTTCGGCAAGCGCATCGGTGAGCCGATCGCGGGTTGGATCGCGACGTCGACGATCGGGCTCTCGTTCGTCGGCGCGGTCATCGCGTTCGCGACGTTGCTCGGCCGCCACGCGCAGGACCGACAGCAGGTGCGCACGCTCTGGACGTGGTTCGAGTCCGGCAACTTCGTCGTGAAGCTCGGCTTCCTCGTCGACCCGCTCTCGGTGACGATGATCCTGTTCGTCACCGGCGTCGGCACGCTCATCCACGTGTACTCGATCGGGTACATGCACGGCGACCCGCGCTTCTCGCGCTTCTTCGCCTACCTGAACCTGTTCGCGGCGTCGATGCTGATCCTCGTCCTCGGGAACAGCTTCCTCGTGACGTTCCTCGGGTGGGAGGGCGTCGGTCTCTGCTCGTACCTGCTCGTGTCGTTCTGGTTCGAGCGCAACTCCGCGGCGGTCGCGGGCAAGAAGGCGTTCGTCGTGAACCGCGTCGGCGACTTCGGGTTCATGCTCGGCATGTTCCTGCTCTTCTCCAAGACCGGCTCGCTGAACTACGTCGGCCTCACGAGCCGGGTCACGCCGCTCTCGCACGTGACGGTCACCGCGATCGCGCTGCTGTTCTTCCTCGGCGCGGCCGGCAAGAGCGCGCAGTTCCCGCTCCACATCTGGCTACCGGACGCGATGGAAGGCCCGACGCCGGTGTCGGCGCTCATCCACGCGGCGACGATGGTGACCGCGGGCGTGTTCCTGATGGTCCGCATGCACATCCTGCTCGACCTGTCCGCGGCGACGGGCTCACTGCACGCGGGCACGATCGTCTCCTGGATCGGCGCGATCACGGCGATCGGCGCCGCGGCCGTCGCGCTCAAGCAGAACGACATCAAGCGCGTGCTCGCGTACTCGACGCTGAGCCAGCTCGGCTACATGTTCATCGCGGTCGGCGTCGGCGCGTACTCCGCCGCGATCTTCCACATGGTCACGCACGCGTTCTTCAAGGCGCTGCTCTTCCTCGGGTCGGGATCCGTGATCCACGGCATGAGCGACGAGCAGGACATGCGCCGCATGGGCGGACTGCGCAAGTACATGCCGGTCACCGCGGCCACGTTCATCGTCGGGTGGCTCGCGATCGCGGGCGTGATCCCGTTCGCGGGCTTCTGGTCGAAGGACGACATCCTCGCCAAGGCGTGGGTGCATCACAGCTACGCGCTGTGGGCCGTCGGCGTCGTCGCCGCGTTGCTCACCGCGTTCTACATGACCCGTCAGGTGTGGCTCGTCTTCTACGGACCCGAGCGTTTCCGAGAGCCCGCAGTCGTCGGCGCGGATGCCGCGGCGGCGGGTACCGCGGTGTCGTCGTCGCCGGAGTCGCCGGAGTCGTCCCCGGTGCACGAGGTCGCCGACACGGGTGGCGCGCACGACGACCACGGCGCCGGCCACGATCCGCACGAGTCGCCGAACCTCATGCTCTTCCCGCTCGTCGCGCTCGCGGGTCTGTCGATCGTCGGCGGTGTGATCGACCTGCCGTTCACGAAGCAGTCGATCGACGCGCTCGACCGCTGGCTCGCGCCGGTGCTCGTCGGCGGCCGCAGCCTCGAGGTCCACTCGTTCGGCACCGGCTTCGCGCTGTCGACGATCGCGCTCGTGATCGCGGTCGTCGGCATCGTGATCGGGCACGCGGTGTACCGCAACGGCCTGACTCGCGAGGGTGACGACCCGATCGACGCGTCGCTCGGTCCGCTCGCGCGCATCTTCGCGAACGCGTACTACTTCGACATCGGGATCTCGCGGCTCGTCAGCGGCCCGCTGACCGCGTTCGCGAAGTTCCTCGCCGAGGGCTTCGACAAGCGGATCATCGACGGCGCGGTGAACGGCATCGGCTCCGCGTTCAAGGCCGGCGCGGGCGGCCTGCGCACCGTACAGACCGGCCTCGTGCGGAACTACGCGCTCGGCATCGCCGCGGGCCTGGCGCTGTTGCTGATCTTCTTCGGGCTGCGGGTCGGTCTCTGA